A stretch of the Pseudomonadota bacterium genome encodes the following:
- the dxs gene encoding 1-deoxy-D-xylulose-5-phosphate synthase — protein sequence MSILETINNPDDLRQLSVKELPELAAELRDVIINTVSCNGGHLASSLGVVELTLALHYVFQTPDDLLVWDVGHQAYAHKLITGRRDRFSSLRQLDGLSGFPKTKESPYDTFGVGHSSTSISAALGMVLAREIQNKAGRAIAVIGDGSLTAGMAFEALNQAGSLDRDLIVILNDNEMSISNNVGALSGYLNRLMTGGVVNRFRHDVKSVLTNIPRVGNPLFKMVKRAEGTFKGFMVPLGTLFEDIGFQYIGPLTGHKIDALVETFQNLKKLHGPLLVHVITKKGKGYEPAEKDPTAFHGIGPFDIATGAVTKKKNAPMSYTAVFGQTLTKLAGDDERLVGITAAMPAGTGMETMARDFPERVFDVGIAEQHGVTLAAGMATQGLRPFVAIYSTFMQRAYDQVIHDIALQNLPVTLCLDRGGLVGEDGPTHHGAFDLSYLSLVPNLTIMAPKDENELQHLLKTALHLDAPAAIRYPRGSGVGVEMDQVWECLPLGSWEV from the coding sequence ATGAGTATTCTAGAAACCATAAATAATCCTGATGATCTGCGTCAACTGAGTGTTAAAGAACTGCCTGAACTGGCTGCTGAGCTGAGGGATGTAATCATTAATACGGTCTCCTGCAATGGTGGGCATCTGGCTTCTTCTCTTGGAGTGGTTGAATTAACTCTTGCCCTTCATTATGTGTTTCAGACGCCTGATGATTTATTGGTTTGGGATGTTGGTCACCAGGCATATGCTCATAAATTGATCACCGGTCGGCGTGACCGGTTTTCCAGCCTCCGGCAGCTGGATGGTTTGAGTGGGTTTCCTAAGACGAAGGAAAGTCCTTATGATACTTTTGGGGTTGGCCATAGCAGTACATCGATTTCTGCCGCTCTGGGTATGGTCCTGGCTCGAGAGATACAAAACAAAGCCGGCCGGGCCATTGCCGTCATTGGCGATGGTTCGCTGACTGCGGGCATGGCTTTTGAAGCTCTGAATCAGGCCGGTAGTCTTGATCGTGATCTGATTGTCATTCTCAATGACAATGAAATGTCAATTTCCAACAATGTTGGGGCCTTATCCGGTTATCTCAACCGCCTGATGACCGGCGGAGTGGTTAATCGTTTTCGCCATGATGTGAAATCCGTACTGACCAATATCCCCAGGGTTGGGAACCCTCTTTTCAAGATGGTAAAGCGGGCTGAAGGAACTTTTAAAGGTTTCATGGTGCCTCTGGGGACTTTGTTCGAGGATATTGGCTTTCAATATATCGGACCCCTGACCGGCCATAAAATTGATGCTTTGGTAGAGACATTCCAAAACCTGAAAAAACTTCATGGCCCGCTTCTTGTTCATGTGATTACCAAAAAAGGCAAGGGCTATGAACCGGCTGAAAAGGATCCGACTGCGTTTCATGGAATCGGTCCTTTTGATATTGCCACCGGGGCGGTGACCAAAAAGAAAAACGCCCCCATGTCCTATACCGCTGTTTTCGGTCAGACCCTGACCAAACTTGCCGGTGATGATGAAAGACTTGTGGGGATAACCGCGGCCATGCCTGCCGGTACCGGCATGGAAACCATGGCCCGTGATTTTCCCGAACGGGTCTTTGATGTCGGCATTGCCGAACAGCACGGAGTGACCCTGGCTGCCGGGATGGCGACTCAGGGTCTGCGGCCATTTGTGGCCATTTATTCAACCTTCATGCAGCGGGCCTATGATCAGGTTATTCACGATATTGCTTTGCAGAATCTACCGGTTACTCTGTGTCTTGATCGCGGCGGTCTGGTGGGGGAGGATGGCCCCACGCATCACGGAGCTTTTGATCTTTCATACCTGAGCCTGGTGCCAAACCTTACCATTATGGCCCCTAAAGATGAAAATGAGTTGCAGCATTTGTTGAAAACAGCACTGCATCTCGATGCCCCGGCAGCTATTCGCTATCCGCGCGGCAGCGGAGTGGGGGTCGAAATGGATCAGGTGTGGGAATGCCTGCCTTTGGGTTCCTGGGAAGTTC
- a CDS encoding sigma-70 family RNA polymerase sigma factor, giving the protein MRNNSQNFTDSEILQKYFQDVRSIPLLSQAEEQELAKRVQEGDEEAKRKMIEANLRLVIYLVKKYINRGLPVPDLVEEGNLGLIKAVERYDPARNCRFSTYAVWWIRQYMRRAIVNQSKVVRLPIHVMEELNLYVKGCRDFIKKYNREPTLEEISAYLDHEFSTINSFLGSFNQLVSLSPGGRTDENEGASISLEQLPDTKADNPMEHLHRILRLKTILLWLNELTPKEKYIIIHRFGLYDHEPQTLEIIGQTLELTRERIRQIEAKALLKLRRIIDRHKVTLDDLV; this is encoded by the coding sequence ATGAGAAACAATTCGCAGAACTTTACTGATAGTGAAATTCTGCAAAAATATTTTCAAGATGTACGTTCTATACCTTTGCTTTCTCAAGCGGAGGAACAGGAACTTGCAAAACGGGTCCAGGAGGGTGATGAAGAAGCCAAACGAAAGATGATTGAGGCGAACCTGCGACTGGTAATTTACCTGGTTAAAAAATATATTAACCGGGGGTTACCGGTGCCGGACCTGGTGGAAGAAGGTAATCTTGGTTTGATCAAAGCCGTTGAGCGCTATGACCCGGCCCGAAACTGCCGGTTTTCAACCTATGCGGTTTGGTGGATCAGGCAATATATGCGCAGGGCTATAGTCAACCAGAGTAAAGTGGTCCGCCTGCCAATTCATGTGATGGAGGAATTGAATCTTTACGTCAAGGGGTGTCGTGATTTTATCAAAAAATATAATCGTGAACCAACCCTGGAAGAAATTTCCGCTTACCTTGACCACGAATTTTCAACCATTAATTCGTTTCTTGGTTCATTTAACCAGTTGGTTTCCCTGTCTCCCGGTGGCAGAACAGACGAAAATGAAGGTGCCTCAATTTCATTAGAACAGCTGCCCGACACCAAAGCCGATAATCCCATGGAGCACCTGCATCGGATTCTCAGGCTTAAAACCATACTGCTCTGGTTAAATGAACTGACTCCCAAAGAAAAATACATTATTATCCATCGGTTTGGTCTTTATGACCATGAGCCACAGACCCTGGAGATAATTGGTCAAACCCTTGAGTTGACCCGGGAACGTATTCGTCAGATTGAAGCAAAGGCACTTTTAAAATTGCGACGAATCATTGACAGACATAAGGTTACCCTGGATGATCTGGTTTGA
- a CDS encoding TIGR00725 family protein translates to MAAPEHRNDGPWQIAVIGAGISEAGLDPQAVDIGRLVAESGNILLCGGLGGIMEAAARGAKEAGGTTIGIVPGAERFQANSYIDYEIVTNLGHLRNFLIIHSADGVVALPGSYGTQTEISIAMKLGKPLVAIGRHWHFIPEVHCYVNSGVAFSTLLKQLGKRPVTDEKQFAELY, encoded by the coding sequence ATGGCAGCACCTGAGCACAGGAACGATGGTCCCTGGCAGATTGCAGTTATAGGTGCCGGGATATCTGAAGCCGGTTTGGATCCGCAAGCTGTTGATATTGGCAGGCTGGTGGCGGAATCCGGTAATATTCTGCTTTGTGGAGGCCTTGGCGGCATAATGGAAGCTGCTGCCCGGGGGGCTAAAGAGGCCGGCGGAACAACAATTGGCATTGTTCCCGGGGCTGAGCGCTTTCAGGCCAACAGTTATATTGACTATGAGATTGTTACTAATCTTGGACACCTGAGAAATTTCCTTATTATCCACTCGGCGGACGGGGTGGTGGCACTTCCGGGATCTTATGGCACCCAGACAGAAATCAGTATTGCGATGAAACTGGGAAAACCATTAGTTGCCATCGGCCGGCATTGGCATTTTATTCCGGAAGTACATTGCTATGTAAATTCTGGGGTGGCATTCAGCACCCTGTTAAAGCAATTGGGAAAAAGGCCTGTAACCGATGAGAAACAATTCGCAGAACTTTACTGA
- a CDS encoding protein-L-isoaspartate(D-aspartate) O-methyltransferase, producing the protein MRYTGWRKKMVEEHVIARGVNDPRIIAAMSEVPRHYFLDSALAEQAYGNHSLPIGAGQTMTQPYVVAFLLNQLKLKGHEKILEIGMGSGYLTALLSRLADRVFAIEKHRSLAIMARKRLEHQDCNNVVIKIFDGSYGWNDEAPFDAIVISAAAISPPEPLLSQLAPGGMMLLPLVEAEGQQLYKITGDNEGKYSRQALIPCNFVKLVGKYGST; encoded by the coding sequence ATGCGTTATACCGGTTGGCGAAAAAAAATGGTAGAGGAACATGTGATTGCCCGGGGGGTTAACGATCCCAGAATTATTGCGGCAATGTCCGAAGTTCCTCGACATTATTTTCTTGATTCAGCTTTGGCTGAACAGGCATACGGTAATCATTCCCTGCCCATTGGTGCCGGACAAACCATGACCCAACCTTATGTGGTTGCCTTCCTTTTAAACCAACTCAAATTAAAAGGCCATGAAAAGATCCTGGAAATCGGCATGGGATCAGGCTATTTGACCGCTCTCCTCAGTCGGCTTGCCGATCGTGTTTTTGCCATAGAAAAACATCGTTCCCTGGCAATTATGGCCCGTAAACGGCTTGAACATCAGGATTGTAATAATGTGGTCATTAAAATATTCGATGGCAGTTATGGCTGGAACGATGAAGCTCCCTTTGACGCCATCGTCATTTCCGCGGCGGCGATAAGTCCGCCCGAGCCTCTCCTTTCCCAGTTGGCTCCCGGTGGTATGATGCTGCTCCCCCTGGTGGAAGCTGAAGGGCAGCAACTTTACAAGATCACCGGTGATAACGAAGGCAAGTATAGCCGCCAAGCTCTGATTCCCTGCAACTTTGTTAAACTGGTGGGGAAATATGGCAGCACCTGA